Proteins encoded by one window of Halorubrum ruber:
- a CDS encoding alkaline phosphatase family protein — MGLFDRLRGSETPRVAFIGIDGLSYRLVADNPETFPTLSAIADDGEGGRIDSIVPAESSACWPSLTTGKNPGETGVYGFQDREVGSYDTYVPMGRDVQSPRVWDRATDAGFDATVMNVPVTFPPQRTVQRMVSGYLSPDLDAAAHPEELRENLTESDYRLSVNAKLGHKADKTAFLEHARETLDARAAAFERYVERDDWDLFVGVFTAPDRVNHFLWGDYEDGGTYREELLSFHAALDDHIGTVREALPDDVTLVVGSTHGFRRLRHDVYCNEWLEREGWLSYEGDDHDALADIDDDARAYSLVPGRFYLNVEGREPNGAVPESEYEETRAELRDALESWTGPDGNPVADRVVDRETVFRGDHAAIAPDLVVLPNDGFDLKSGFRPHDGVFDPNGPRTGMHAFDDAALFVDHPDATVEDADLLDVAPTLLRLLDVDYGRTDFDGASLV; from the coding sequence ATGGGCCTCTTCGACCGGCTGCGTGGGAGCGAGACGCCGCGGGTGGCGTTCATCGGGATCGACGGCCTCTCGTACCGGCTCGTCGCCGACAACCCGGAGACGTTCCCGACGCTGTCGGCGATCGCGGACGACGGCGAGGGCGGACGGATCGACAGCATCGTCCCGGCGGAGTCGAGCGCCTGCTGGCCGAGCCTCACGACCGGAAAGAACCCCGGCGAGACGGGCGTGTACGGGTTCCAGGACCGCGAGGTCGGCTCCTACGACACGTACGTGCCGATGGGCCGAGACGTCCAGTCCCCCCGGGTGTGGGACCGCGCGACCGACGCGGGGTTCGACGCGACCGTGATGAACGTCCCGGTCACGTTCCCGCCGCAGCGGACCGTCCAGCGGATGGTCTCCGGCTACCTCTCGCCCGACCTCGACGCGGCCGCGCATCCCGAGGAACTCCGGGAGAACCTCACCGAGAGCGACTACCGGCTGTCGGTCAACGCGAAGCTCGGCCACAAGGCGGACAAGACCGCGTTCCTGGAACACGCTCGCGAGACGCTCGACGCCCGGGCCGCGGCCTTCGAGCGCTACGTCGAGCGCGACGACTGGGACCTCTTCGTCGGCGTCTTCACCGCTCCCGACCGCGTCAACCACTTCCTGTGGGGCGACTACGAGGACGGCGGGACGTACCGCGAGGAGCTGCTCTCCTTCCACGCCGCGCTCGACGACCACATCGGGACGGTCCGCGAGGCGCTCCCCGACGACGTCACGCTCGTCGTCGGCTCGACGCACGGGTTCCGGCGGCTGCGCCACGACGTCTACTGTAACGAGTGGCTCGAACGCGAGGGGTGGCTCTCCTACGAGGGCGACGATCACGACGCGCTCGCCGACATCGACGACGACGCCCGCGCGTACTCGCTCGTTCCCGGTCGCTTCTACCTCAACGTGGAGGGCCGCGAGCCGAACGGCGCGGTCCCCGAGTCCGAGTACGAGGAGACGCGCGCGGAGCTGCGCGATGCGCTGGAGTCGTGGACCGGCCCCGACGGGAACCCGGTCGCCGACCGCGTCGTCGACCGCGAGACGGTGTTCCGCGGCGACCACGCGGCTATCGCGCCCGACCTCGTCGTCCTCCCGAACGACGGGTTCGACCTCAAGTCCGGGTTCCGCCCCCACGACGGCGTGTTCGACCCCAACGGACCTCGGACCGGGATGCACGCCTTCGACGACGCCGCGCTGTTCGTCGACCACCCGGACGCGACGGTCGAGGACGCGGACCTCCTCGACGTCGCTCCGACCCTCCTCCGGCTGCTCGACGTCGACTACGGCCGCACGGACTTCGACGGCGCCTCCTTGGTCTGA
- a CDS encoding PhzF family phenazine biosynthesis protein: METRRVLLVDAFAAEPLTGNAAGVVPDAEGLSDDQMAAVAAELGASETAFLTDGDGAAGDGDNSAGDGAADDRLRYFSPTTEVDLCGHATIATYGALFAEGAIDGGERTVRTNVGDITVAVDDDDGTVWMRQQAPSVEVVDVDLGRVADALGVDPAALRDVGADLPVAVASTGLPFLVVPVNFLERLGEADPDDAAVEALAEEFDAAGVYAFTFDALDADSTLHGRAFVPSLGVSEDPVTGTASGAVGGYLRRVDAFDGDEPDELRFEQGHFVDRPGHVRVRVEAEGVRVGGRAMVALDGEIRIPDDEDDEIIEA, encoded by the coding sequence ATGGAGACCCGACGCGTGCTGCTCGTCGACGCGTTCGCCGCGGAGCCGCTGACCGGGAACGCCGCGGGCGTCGTCCCGGACGCCGAGGGGCTGAGCGACGACCAGATGGCCGCGGTCGCCGCCGAACTCGGCGCCTCGGAGACGGCGTTTCTGACCGACGGCGACGGGGCGGCCGGTGACGGCGATAACTCGGCCGGCGACGGCGCGGCCGACGACCGGCTCCGCTACTTCTCGCCGACGACGGAGGTGGACCTCTGCGGGCACGCCACGATCGCGACCTACGGCGCCCTGTTCGCCGAGGGGGCGATCGACGGCGGCGAGCGGACCGTCCGCACGAACGTCGGGGACATCACGGTCGCGGTCGACGACGACGACGGGACCGTCTGGATGCGCCAGCAGGCGCCGAGCGTGGAGGTCGTCGACGTCGACCTCGGCCGGGTCGCGGACGCGCTCGGCGTCGACCCCGCCGCGCTGCGCGACGTGGGCGCGGACCTCCCCGTCGCGGTCGCGTCGACCGGCCTGCCGTTCCTCGTCGTCCCCGTGAACTTCCTCGAACGGCTCGGCGAGGCGGACCCGGACGACGCGGCGGTCGAAGCGCTCGCCGAGGAGTTCGACGCCGCGGGCGTGTACGCGTTCACTTTCGACGCGCTCGACGCGGACTCGACGCTCCACGGCCGGGCGTTCGTCCCGTCGCTCGGCGTCTCGGAGGACCCGGTCACGGGCACCGCGAGCGGGGCCGTCGGGGGGTACCTCCGCCGCGTCGACGCCTTCGACGGCGACGAGCCCGACGAGCTCCGGTTCGAGCAGGGCCACTTCGTCGACAGACCGGGACACGTCCGCGTGCGCGTCGAGGCGGAGGGGGTCCGCGTCGGCGGGCGGGCGATGGTCGCGCTCGACGGCGAGATCCGGATCCCCGACGACGAGGACGACGAGATCATCGAGGCGTAG
- a CDS encoding DUF7333 family protein codes for MEFDLPRAAAILVLIVAIGAGGLIGAGMMPLQTTLMMVVPSMLVFGALAFAIGVKHGEFRSAHA; via the coding sequence ATGGAATTTGACCTTCCACGCGCGGCAGCGATCCTCGTACTGATCGTCGCGATCGGCGCCGGCGGCCTCATCGGCGCGGGGATGATGCCCCTCCAGACGACGCTGATGATGGTCGTCCCGTCGATGCTCGTCTTCGGCGCGCTCGCGTTCGCGATCGGCGTGAAACACGGCGAGTTCCGGTCGGCACACGCCTGA